The window CCACCTCctaattactgttttgccactcaaCTATTTACTACTTTGCCACTTATTTTAATTACTCTATTatcatttctttatttattccTACCTTACCCCTATGGTTCCTTAGTTGCTAGTAACCCTAGTGGGGGCCTTTTAGTCTCTTGCTTTCTATTTAGAAGGGGTATATATTCTTCTCATTTTGTAATGTTTCCTAACTTTGAATGAATTAAGAActtgaagcctccattggagcaaggataTCATCATTTTGGGTTTATCCAACCTtatagtttagctagagaagtttgtattctttgtgagtttaagattaaaactctCAGATCGATTTAATCTACATTACCATGTTAAACTAATTAGGGTCATAGAGATTAGAAATAGTAAATATTATGTTGAACTATAATGTGTATTGAATAAGTATATATACACCTAACAAGAGTTGTATATAAATAACTATAAATAATGAATAAGAGATAAGTACTTTAAACAAAAGATAATTATTTCTAATTAACTGAATAATAATTACAGAATTATTAAATGAATAATCAAagttaattatctctaacactattaatttgtaaattccactgtaaaccctcatcgaggtctgtggtttgcccTGTGACTTtgggagtgggtagacctatccttacctaaactttttccacaccaaaaaaaaattaatggaaaTTTGATTTGAATATTAGTTTAATTGTTttctaacaaaaaaatattagtttaattaaatattagaCATTCATTTTTGTAAACATTCATTAATATTaggattgatgatttttttattacataataatttattttcactattttttaggcctaatacatcaccagctcctgaacttgtccaaaatagtgattgactccctgaactttgtaaGTATCTCACGAGCTtcccaaacttgcttatttccttaaacttgtccataaaagtagattagttccttgaactttgcaagtatctcaccaactccctaaacttgcttattctgtaacaactaaatacaaaaaccataatagcAACTCTCGATcatcatccattcaatctctcaaacttgcatcactaactcttataataggttgaaaggtaggagaatcGAAAAAATTACCtttcgaatagatgaagacgtatttttagaatttaggttgaataagttttgtatttagttgttacaaaataagcaagtttagggagttggtgagacacttgcaaagttcatggatctaatctatttttatggacaagtttagggagctggtgagacacttacaaagttcagagagccaatctactattttggacaagttcaggaagctggtaatgtattaggcctttttttTACGTATAAAACTATTCGGATCAGAAGTCAGGTTCTAAAGACAAGCCGATAAAGTTAAGACTCCATAATTTGTAGTTTTTAATAGGGTTAATAATTTATAAAGTCTGtctgaaattaattaaaaaataattaacgaGCCTCAAaccgaataatatgataaattataaaaaaattagtagTGTTAATTGTAATAAATTTTCTAAAAtgcaaatgacttggtaattaatttaggagataaataaataaagtagaAAAAATATGTCCCAGCTCCAACTCAGAAATCAAGAAGTACAGTAAGTGGCCAACGATTTGTGTTTTGTCGAGTACGAAGAATGCGAGGGGGAGAAAATTTTAAAACTTTTTCCATATATTATATAGTGGCAAAATGTATTATTGAACATTTAAACGTTCTAATTTTTTTGAGTCCCTAtactttgtatttttttttaaataagtcttttgaacttttatttttaatttgattgagaaaggataaatatttaattttctttaattgGGTCTGGTACAAAGAGtattaaactaaataaaatttaaaattcatgggcttaactaaattaaatattattaatattaaaaattctGAAACGTATTTGGAAAAAGTACAAGGACTGAATAAGAGAATTCATAAAGTTAAATATAAACAAGGAGTCAAACAAAGCGCATGATAATGCGAACGAAAAATTGATGGAGCGCACGTTAGAACAAGACGCAATCGTTTCGTATGAGGAATGTGCAAGCGCAAAGCAGGCGTGCCTATAAAAAGGGCACATCGGTCCCTGAAGATTCTCGTGCTGCGTTGATCACCTAAActtgaaagaaagaaaacattGCCAGCAAGGCATTTGTATTCTAGGGAGCCCAAAAAGCAAACGCCACCACCACCACTACTCTCTTCATACCAGCTAGCTATCACCCTCTTCAAAGAGAGAAATCGAGTATCCTTTGTCGTTTCTGTTTCGATTTTCGGATTTTAGAATGAAAATGGCGGATCATTACTTGCTCGGCTGGATCTTTGCTTCTGTAATGCTGATATTCGCCGTCTACTACATGCTCTATTTGGTCGTAGTCaagagagaggaggaggaggagaatacTAGACAGGCGAGACGTAACTCCGTTACCACCGTCTCCGCTGTCCAAGCAGAATGCAGATCCGATGACCGTCCTCATGCTGATGTCATTATCGTTGGTGCTGGCGTCGCTGGCGCTGCTCTCGCTCATACCCTCGGCAAGGtattttgtttttcctttttttttcgaaattttATTTTCCCTGTGTTTTCTTCATTAGTAAAGAGGAAAACTGCTTTCCAATTACATGTTCATTTATTCGTTTTAGATtcgaatttttaaattattattatctatatatcTATGCTTCACAGCTAATAAGCTTTAGAAATGCTATTGGCGTTTGTCTTTTATGTTGTGCTGTTTAGAAATAAAcagttttctttcttcttctgcttcttccCGGTGCTCCGTCCGTCCTGATCTTTGAATGTAAACATAGTTTGCTAAAGGGATTTTAAGCTGTTTGCTGGATTTTATTTGAAGTTGTGGGAGCCTTATGATGTAAGTTAGTTGCGGAATGTCCTCAACTcgatttaataatttttgttcACACCTCCCGACAAATTTCTTGTTATGGCTTAATCAGAACCGTGTATTTACTGTTTGTTTTGATTTTCCGGCTATTAATGTATCCTTTCTTtgctttataataataatttaatgatTTATCAACTAACATATGATTACAAGTTCTAGTATGATTTCATTTGTATCCTGTTCCGGCCATTGCTATCTTCATATGAGACAGATAGAAGACTAGAACTACATGCGTGTACTTTGCAGGCCTACAAACATGAGAATCTTTCaagtatattttgggcttttTTTCAGATTTGAGTAAATAGCCCATATTAATGCTACCGATATGCTCTTAATATCATCATGCATATAGCAAAGAACTATTACTTTAATCTCACTCTTCTTTTCTGATGATcgttattttttgtatttttttctagaGGACTGCCTTTTCTaaattttaacaaataaaatctgGCTTCCTAAAGTTTATCTTATGTCCTGAAAGGGAAAATTATTTATGACGCAATTTGCTGATCTGTCTTTTTGGATTGTTGGAGTCTTTAAGTCCCTCTTTTTGGGTTGTTGGAGTTTTTAAGTCCATCTGTACTGAATTTTGATGTCTTATCTTATGGAACATTAGCTGTTGCATAATTTATCAATCTAGAACTAATGAATTAATGCTTGGGCAGGACAAACTGGGATTTAAATATTAACTGGAAAAGGAATAAAATCCTTGATGTTGCTGAGTCCATTAcctttttgtttattatttgctGATCAGCAAGCCATGGACTTACCATCAAATGCATAGTCTGGCTCGTTGCTGTGGAGttccattgatttttttttcttcgtATATATCTGATAAATAGAGGATGTGCTTTGCCAGAGTTTCATCGTTCTTCTTGTTTTCTTCTAGTTAGTTAGCGCAATGATTGATTTTGCCTATTGCATCGGATTACTTCTTTCACATAGGATTTCAGGAGAGCTTCTAACATGAGTTACTAATTGTTGATTTGGAAAACAGGAGGGGCGTCGAGTGCATGTCATTGAAAGAGACTTGACTGAACCTGACAGAATTGTTGGCGAGTTGCTACAACCAGGCGGTTACCTGAAGTTAATTGAGTTGGAACTTGAAGGTATGATaggaaaaaaaaacagttttctaaagcTACTACTACTTTGTTTGATTTTAAATGCATTGATAATGGTCTGGTTACGCCTATATCCTGCATTCATATTATAGTAGGGCCCACTTGCTTAAGGAACCATGACATTTTTTGCAGATTGTGTGGAAGAAATTGATGCACAGCGGGTGTTTGGTTATGCTCTTTTCAAGGATGGAAAACATGCCCAACTTGCTTATCCCTTGGAAAAGTTCCATTCTGATGTAGCAGGAAGGAGTTTTCACAATGGTCGCTTTATACAGAGGATGCGGGAAAAAGCTGCATCCCTTCCCAAGTATGTTCATTTATCCAGTACTAACAAATGTGCGAGTACCTCGTGTAACTTTTGAATTGGTCTAAAAATCATGGCATTAGTAACTTCTTGCTTGTCTTTAGAAGAAAAGACCTTATGCATTATCAAGTTGTATATTGTGATCATAATTCAAATGTGATTTatctaaactttgtttttctttacCTAGTGTACAATTGGAGCAAGGAACTGTTACTTCTCTTCTTGAAGAGCAAGGGACAATCAAAGGAGTGCAGTACAAAACAAAAACCGGTGAAGAGCTCACTGCTTTTGCACCTTTGACAATTGTTTGTGATGGATGCTTCTCAAATTTGCGTCGCTCTCTTTGCAACCCTAAGGTGATAAATCATGATCTTGTAGAATAATAGTGGATCAttagtttaggatttttttttggaGGTGCTTGTTATCTTCCCCCCAAAATTTCACCTTTATTATTACTATATTATCGGTATGTGAGACGTTctctaaattaattttaatttctcaTATTTTCTACAGGTTGATGTGCCTTCTTGTTTTGTTGGGTTGGTCCTCGAGAATTGCCAACTTCCTTATGCAAATCATGGGCACGTTATTTTAGGAGATCCTTCTCCAATTTTATTCTATCCTATCAGTAGTACAGAAGTTCGCTGTCTGGTTGATGTACCTGGCCAGAAGGTTCCTTCTATTTCAAATGGCGAAATGGCAAGCTATTTGAAGAACGTTGTGGCTCCTCAGGTATAGAATTTGCTTGCAGCATCTACTAAGAAATTGTGTACTTTTACCCATTGCAATTTTTTGTTGACCAcaaattagaaaagaaattctaaattatttttatggtGTATTGAACTGAACTATGTAATGAATGTTGCAGGTTCCCCCAGAAATATATGATTCTTTTGTAGCTGCAGTTGATAAGGGGAGCATTCGAACAATGCCAAACAGAAGCATGCCAGCTGCTCCCTATCCTACTCCTGGTGCATTGTTGATGGGTGATGCATTCAACATGCGCCATCCTCTAACTGGAGGAGGAATGACTGTCGCACTTTCTGACATTGTGGTGTTGCGTAATCTTCTCAGGCCTTTGCATGATCTACATGATGCACCTACACTCTGTAGATATCTTGAATCCTTTTACACCTTGCGTAAGGTATGTTATATATTATTCCTGATGGTATGAATACAGAAATGGAACTGGTCTTTGTTACTTGATTCAACTTAATATTGTGGTGTCATTGCAGCCGGTGGCATCTACAATCAATACACTGGCAGGTGCACTCTACAAGGTATTCTCTGCTTCATCTGATGAAGCAAGGAAGGAAATGCGGCAGGCTTGCTTTGATTATTTGAGTCTTGGAGGCGTATTCTCAACTGGACCAATCGCGTTGCTGTCGGGTTTAAACCCTCGTCCATTGAGTTTGGTTCTTCATTTCTTCGCAGTTGCAATTTATGGTGTGGGTCGTTTGTTGCTGCCGTTCCCTTCTGTGAAGCGCATGTGGATTGGAGCGAGGCTTATTTCGGTAAGcatataatttaattgtgatATTTACAAGTAAAATGTTGAATTGAGGAATATCTGATGTTTGGAAGTACAAAACTTCAGGGTGCGTCAGGAATCATCTTTCCCATAATCAAGGCAGAAGGTGTGAGGCAAATGTTTTTCCCTGCAACAGTGCCAGCATATTACAGAGCTCCGCCTATTGAAGAGGAGGATTAAATTGCGTAGAAAAGCGTAACCCCCTGCTTGTTGTATTTTAAACCCCCTATGTTTAGCGAACAACTGTGAAAATATCATATGCTTTAGCTCATAGGACTTTGTTTATTTTCCTTAGGATGTTCATAACTGTGACTTTGAGCttaaaattaaatgaaatttTGTGGAAAATTGTTCTTTTACCTGGCGATTTAGTCTGGTGCTAATTACTAATTAGAGATAACTTTTGTGGAAAATTGTTCTTTTACCTGGCGATTTAGTCTGGTGCTGATTACTAATTAGAGATAACTTTGTTTCTACTTTCTATTTAAGGAGCGGGTACTGTTCTGATTCTTTGTCCTAATTAGGGTAGCAACAATATTATAACAAGTCTCAAACTTTAACGACGTGAATATTGGGTAATTCCAGATTCTAATTATTGCTACTAACTTAAGAACAGATTAATACTCTCATTTATGTGAAATTTATAAAACAAGTCCtttagacctattttgatatATGCTACCAAGCTACTCTTTTAATATATACAATATTTTCAAAGATACTTTAAGTATATATACGTATATAACAAACAATGCAACACGTGATATAAGTTTTTGAGAACAATACAAGTTTCATTTCTAAATCACTCTCAAGAATCAATCAAAGCTTTAGTTGATTTTCAATATCATGTAAGTTTTTATTgactttaaaaatataataatcaaTTGCAGTTCTAGTTAGTTATATGCAAGTGTTGTACGCAGTTAGTTACACTTAACCTAGACTTTGGTGGTTTGCAAATCGTTAATTGCAAACCAACTTGCTAAACTGCGAACTATCTTTtatcaattacttttagtttaaattgcGGTTCAATTGCGAAGTAAATATCTGTTTAGTGCTTCGTAATTTACAACATGTGAACTAAATCTCCAAAATATGAAGCTTATTtcacaatttatttaaattgtGATCCAGCTCATAAAATTGCGATTCACAATTCCTCAAATGTGAACTAACCGGCAACATATGAATAGTCAATTTCAATGAATTTCGCTCGATTTCACTTAATTTCACAATTGTGAATTACCTAATCTATGTTTTTGTTTAATATGATATGATTCTTATAGGAATTTAATAATGGATTTTGCTCATTCAGTAGAAGTATGTCCACAGACAATACACGTCCAAACCATATGTCATATCAATCAAGTAGTGATCCAACTATTAATCAAATGACATGTAAAGATATATGGTACTTATGACACCAAGCATGATGAATGTTTGAGATACATTTGTCTCTAAAATACAACCACTTGATAAAGTTATTCTCGATGCACGAGCTGACCATATCCTATCAAGTATCTATGAGGCAGATGACGGAGACAGAAAAAGGAGGAGGACTGATCCATTTCGGTGGCATCCAGAGGTCCATGATACACCCGTTATTCCTATTGTATCTAAAGCATCAACATGGATGATCGGTTTAAAGGTGCATGATATATTATTAAACAAACGAGAATTACAATATGCACTTCAGAGACATGCAATTTGAGAGAAATATGAGTGGAAGGTCTACAAATCCAATAACTATTTGCTTGAAGTTAAATGTAGATATGAGGACCAACACACTTGTCCCAGAAATCAAATTTTACCACATCACATGCAAGTGGGGAAACGTGTTGTAGACACACTTCTAGCGAATAAGTTTGATCAGGATGATAAGGTTTAGCAACCAAAGGAAATTATTTTCGATTTTGGAAAAGAGCATACAATTAAACTATCTTacatgcaagcttggagagcaagaaGTTAGGCATTAGAAGCTCAATGTGGTACACTAGAAGAGTCATAATATTATATACATCATATTAACTAAAAATGCACATATAATGTCAATAATCCAAAAGAGACCCATGAAACAATTCACTAGTTATACAATTCCTAAAATAACTACCGTCGGCTCCGGTGAAGTCAAACTCACAGCCTTTAGACAAATATTATGCAAAAATACATATAAAGACTgcacaataattagataatgaCTCGTGTTGTGTAATTCATACCCTAATCCACTGCAAGGTTGGAATATCTTGTACACTTGTGTGGTCGAAGTATCTGACCTGTTTTATAATCCTCGGAATGGAATATAGAAAGGACTCCTAAAATTTTCCTAGCTTCTCATCGGGATAATATGTGTAGACGCTATCATAAATTCGGAGATGCCCCTCCACCAAATTTAGTTCACTCCAAATCCAATGCTTATTATTGATGTTGAATGACATGAATACTCTTATAATCTGCTTCCAATATCTCAAATAAGCATGTGGCAAAGATCCATTGACTACATCAACATATAGTGGTTCATACTTGTACCTTAGAGCcatattgttggtcccttgtgaagtaggattagttccaaatgGATCAATGAAACTATTggttaattttaacctttttctaTTTTACTCACTTGGCGCGTTGACAGAATTCAAAGTCAGAAGCAAGTTCAGATCAGCGACCAATATAGTCTACTGAGCTTGATTCGGAAGAGTATGCTAAATGGTTTGTTATTTAGACAGAACTTCTTACTACGTAGTAATTAAGGTTGCATGTTAATTAGTCAGAGTTGATATGTAGAAGATAAAATGTGTTAGAACAAAAACATTTAGTGAATATTTAGTTAGAGCCATAGGGACTACTAATTTCTATCAGACAAATCACAATTCTTGTATGGGCAATATATTAAAGTCCACTATATTTCAACCAATACAAAACTGAAAAATTGAACTCCCACATCATCTACCAGTCAGAATTAATAGAAACATCATAGTCACAATATTTTTAAAAGATAATTTGGTGCCATCCGCAATAACAGCAAGTTTTTTGAGTTTTTGGATATTACGATCCCTCAAAGTCAAAGGTAAGAAATTCAAAAATTGACAAACTCAATATTCACTATCTTTTCAGTCGAGATGTGTAATCGATTAATAACTTCATTGgcattcaacaaaaaaaaaaaaaaatatcatgacATTTCTGGAATGAATTTAATTTTTATGCCTGAtgaaacaattgaataaatccGATAACCCAGGTTCgaaaataaagagcaaaaaagCAACACTAGAGTTGAGAAAACAAAAATGCCATGCACAAAAATATTCTACTAGTATTCTTTCTATACACTGATGAAATACACCATGTATCTCTCAATTGTCGATGTGGGAAATAGTAGTTTAACCTAACTCAGTCATGGGTTTAGGTCAAAGCACATAACAGGAGCTGCACTACATAAATACATTAGCTGCCCCTGTCCTGTCTTATgtataaacttaattattactattttattttaaaagaatAACCATTGTGCCCCTATAACCAACAACAACTTGTTCCTGTTGATACAACACTAtgttttcccaaaaaaatattagaagaaAGTTCTACTTTCAGCAACTCCAGGATTGATGGAGTGACATTGTTCAAAGTCTGCACAATCCCTCTACCAAGCCAACAAGTCAGTTCATTAGTTCATGTTCTTTCTCTCCTGTTTAATGGCCTCATAGGATACCATTACCTCCTTGAACTTTACTTCAGCCGCCTCTGCAGCATGtcacaaattaaattaataggGCACACCTGCGACAACTGGTAACCCGAAAATTATATCTAACCTTTATTATCTTGGTTCTGATCTGGATGAAACTCCTTTGCCTTCACTCTGAATGCTTTCTGCAAAGATTATTGTAAACATTTTCGAGCATAAGAGGAACTACAATTTCTAATGATACTGATTCACTACTCAATTGAAATTCCAACTGCAGAGGTAGGAGATCAATGCAAAACTTTTAGCAATGTTACCAAACATAAAAATCCCCTTTACAAGGACTTGTCTGGACTGAGCAATATTACAAGTCCAACATGACAACAGTTGCTTATCTTTAGTAAACGTGGATAGAGATGGTTTCTAGAAATGCCGATGACAACAGTTTTAAACATGAGAAGAAGACAACTGAATGTATTGCCCTTTTCTCCACAAAGGATGAAAGAAAGCTTTTATATTTACATGTCCTATTTCTCAACAATCGTTTGACCCAATTTCAATACCACACAAATATAAATATCTGCAATCGGCATTTCTAGAAACCATCTCTATCCATGTTTACTAAAGATAAGCAGCTTTGTCAAGTGCACAAAGCAGCAAGGACACATCAGAGAGCAATCGCAGACATAAACAGCTATCTGCACAGTAGGCCATATCTTAAGAAATAACACCTGACAAATTTAACCACAAACTCAACAATCATATGGAAGCTAACAAAATTACCTTAATCTCAGCTTCTGTGTACGGTGCTTTTCTGGACctgttgcaaaaaaaataaaaaaatctagaTTTTAAAACTCAACTCAACCCATGTGCCCAGAAAATTGCTTAAATGCATGTCAAAGAATTATGGAAAATTTATTATGATAAACAATTGGCATGAGATAAACAGCTAACCATTCTAATGACATGAAGATGAACTTGAACTACAATTCCAACTAACGGTGTATCAACTGGACTAGTTTAAACTTTATGTAGATGAAAGCTAGATCGAGCATTCATAAATATTAAATACTGAAGCTTGTCCATAAGAACTACTTGATCTCAAAATTAAATACTGTCTGCGAAAAGTTTATCTGCTGATTTTTACAAAAGCTAGTAAAATTTAAAAGATAAGCCCTGATATTTTTATCGGTCATTTTGCCTGATTATTTTAAGATCAGATGACTACCAGTATATACTGCAGTTAACAGTATAATGTCATAAACACACCCCCAGAAAAGCATTCTTGCTTTTTTCTAGCTCCC of the Euphorbia lathyris chromosome 7, ddEupLath1.1, whole genome shotgun sequence genome contains:
- the LOC136235477 gene encoding squalene monooxygenase SE1-like; this translates as MKMADHYLLGWIFASVMLIFAVYYMLYLVVVKREEEEENTRQARRNSVTTVSAVQAECRSDDRPHADVIIVGAGVAGAALAHTLGKEGRRVHVIERDLTEPDRIVGELLQPGGYLKLIELELEDCVEEIDAQRVFGYALFKDGKHAQLAYPLEKFHSDVAGRSFHNGRFIQRMREKAASLPNVQLEQGTVTSLLEEQGTIKGVQYKTKTGEELTAFAPLTIVCDGCFSNLRRSLCNPKVDVPSCFVGLVLENCQLPYANHGHVILGDPSPILFYPISSTEVRCLVDVPGQKVPSISNGEMASYLKNVVAPQVPPEIYDSFVAAVDKGSIRTMPNRSMPAAPYPTPGALLMGDAFNMRHPLTGGGMTVALSDIVVLRNLLRPLHDLHDAPTLCRYLESFYTLRKPVASTINTLAGALYKVFSASSDEARKEMRQACFDYLSLGGVFSTGPIALLSGLNPRPLSLVLHFFAVAIYGVGRLLLPFPSVKRMWIGARLISGASGIIFPIIKAEGVRQMFFPATVPAYYRAPPIEEED